In Calliopsis andreniformis isolate RMS-2024a chromosome 9, iyCalAndr_principal, whole genome shotgun sequence, the genomic window AAATGCTCTTGGGACAAAGTATAACTTAGTAGCATTGGTCTGGGGTATTCATGAGGTCGATTTTCAGGAGGTGGCAAAGACCAAAAGACATTAAAATTTGATTCATAACAGCTACCATCTGTGTTGTAAGGGGctgaaagaaatattttattacaacTTGCATAATTTTTAGTAAAAAACATTGTTCATGAGttagaaagataaaaaaaacTTACAGCATATTAATCCCACGCATGGTGTGTAACCATTATCACTAGGACCTTTCATTTTAATTTGATAGTCCAGTTGAGAATCAACATCTCGAAGAGAAGGGGAAGCATGAGACCTAGGATGAGAATGATACCATCCAACTAATGTCACACGCTTCCATTCCATAGCTCTTGCAATTTCAGCTTCAACTGCAGCTGCAGCTGATTTATCTTTGCCAGAATATCGacatggaaaggcagttgttaTAGATAgatctataatttaaaaaaattttagtcATTGCAAAAGTACGCTAATTCATATTAATTTTCATGAAGATATTTACTGTGTGAGTTAATGTCCCAATGACCACCTAAGTATCCACAAACTTCCTTGTCTGTTAAATGACAGTGTAAGTCTACTAATAAAGCTGCAGTAGTTGTTATTGTAACTAAGAAAGGCTGTATTTTTCCAAGTGTACTAAAAGAAGTCAGTTCAACCATGGTACTCATATCCCTAAAAGGAAAAGTGTGATTAATATGATATAGGTGATGTCTACTGtatattattttcttacatGGCATGACTTCTTATTCCAAGGTTTGCATGTTTTACTGGTACGCGTACCACTTGCACAGGAGGACTTGTTTGAATCTTCTCAAAGCTATCCTCCATAAGTTCTGCAGTTGTTACTTCCattttgcaatttttttaattattaaaatatatatttttatctaaGCAAAATTGCAACTTTCAAAGTAATTATAAATTCATTATTTTCTATTAGTAAATACTTTATACTAGGAATAAAGTATTTATTAGGGTCAAACCATTATTAGTGATTATAAAACACACTACATTGCACAATAATAATGACTAAAAGGTAATTAAATAGTAGAAAAACAATCTAATACTGTATCATAAGCATTTTGTATACTATCAACCTAGCTCAACCTCAAGCTTCAAGCACACTGttattgataaaaaaaataatactagTATAATTGAAGAGCCGGTTAGGATAGTGCCAACGATGCAACCTCATTTGATCAAAACTGGTGAATATATTGCTAAAGTTGGTACTGCAATATATTTTAGAACTAGTATCTAGTGACATTATATAAAAAGCATAGGGGAAAAAAAGATACTCTGAACAAAAGTTTGTGATTAAACATTCTCACAAAAATTACAaacttaataataaaaaatctgTTAAGATGTTCTTGAATGAAACACAACAATTCATGGGTTACAAATATGTTTAATAAAATGATTTATTTACAATGCATAATTATGGTTTTTTGGCACATGTCAGTTTATGGtgaaatagaaaaattaattacaaaaGATGAAACGATTTGTCTTCCCTAATAATAAATAAGTGAGCAATAATATCATAAGGCACCTCTTAATTCCTAATGAGTATTTTATCTAGAAGGGTATTACAAAATTGCTTATACTATCACATTTATGTAATTAGGATCATATAAAATAGAGTAGTTCGTTGTATTGCAAAATGAAATATGCCTAGATGGTATAAATATTAAGTCAAAAAATACTGATACAGTGTAAAAACTGGATTTGGTTTGTGCATTTTGATTGTTTGGCACTACAATATTAATAGTATACTACTCTAAAAATATTACTTCTGTGCATTTTATGTAAATTCTAATGTGCACAAAGTTAAATTGCATTTACCAATTTCACTGAAAGATTTACATCCTCTGATCTGGTTCTTGGCAGTAGTCATAAATGGGTATCTCTGGTGGTTCATCCATTATGAGTCTAGGTGCACAGTTTCTTGTAGCAGCTACTACACATAGTGTTACAGCTGATGCAGCAGCAACATGCCAAGAAAACACAAGAGCAACACCTTCTGCTGGCATTGGTACTGTATGATACATACGTATCATGTGTGCTATCCAGCCACCATGAAGCAATGTAGTACATGCTCTCAGAAGTTTCAATTCAGGCCATACAAGTTCTAAAATAATGGCCAGAGATGTTGTCCACACTATGAAGGCTAAGATCAAATTAGCAACTTCATTGCTTCCAACACTTCCCCATAGGAAAAGAAATCCTTCTATAAAAAAGCTTTGAGCAAGTGCTAGTTTAACTAATCCTTCGCTCACATTGTGGGGAAAATAGAAATTCAGAACATCAACAAGACCAGAGAATGCAAAGAAGAGATAAATCGTAGCAAGTACAACTTTCGGTGAAACAGTGCCAACTTGTTGTAAACCACCAGTTATTGTACCAGTTAGACCTATAGCAGTTGCTATTAACTTCAAACTTCCTTCTATGGGGTGTCTGTTCAATAATTTCTCACATTTTTCTGCAAATTTTAGTCCCTTTGTTGTATTTGAATCATCTCTAGATCTTAGAGATACCCAGTACTTGGCATATTCGTAGCACCATTTCAAGCCAAAACTGTAGAAGATGAATCCAGTGAGGATGCAAGGCATGTAGCTATCCATGGAGTATGTCAAAAGTTGAGCTGCTTTTTGACAAACTGTCTataaatcatataaaatgtTAAGGCATTACAATAGCTTCTAACATTCTAGTGAACTAATGCTTATTTAAAGTGTCTAGTAATTAACTGTCCTTAAGTactaatatatatttattatctAGTTATTTCTTAGTACTGTAGAATATCTATGGTACTAGGCAGCTATTTCTCGACATAGCAACACATTTGAAGAATATAGTTATCGGAAATTACTCACTATGTGCTAGACTGTGTAGTCATGCAAAATCTACCTCCTGGACCGTCTCTTTCAATGGACATAGATTTAGGTATTCCAGGAGGCGTACAGTGGTGTACTGTG contains:
- the LOC143183280 gene encoding transmembrane protein 45B, which translates into the protein MDSYMPCILTGFIFYSFGLKWCYEYAKYWVSLRSRDDSNTTKGLKFAEKCEKLLNRHPIEGSLKLIATAIGLTGTITGGLQQVGTVSPKVVLATIYLFFAFSGLVDVLNFYFPHNVSEGLVKLALAQSFFIEGFLFLWGSVGSNEVANLILAFIVWTTSLAIILELVWPELKLLRACTTLLHGGWIAHMIRMYHTVPMPAEGVALVFSWHVAAASAVTLCVVAATRNCAPRLIMDEPPEIPIYDYCQEPDQRM